The Armatimonadota bacterium genome includes a region encoding these proteins:
- a CDS encoding helix-turn-helix domain-containing protein translates to MRRQRVERWLPLGEAASRLGVDEATLRHWADTGRIRTFRTPGGHRRFQEGDLDALIHREVPRVEDLGHLLERRCAKLLARKPAQVLAARPWFSGLGEPLRARAREHGRQVFDGVIRFAMDPGARKAIRQQLEEAGRDYGRQLRRAGLGTVEAAEAFGYFRHLVLEMVTKPRGRGGMLDEEQAQTLIEVSDLLDVVFLSVLRAWQEVPPGDQDDRMRILQ, encoded by the coding sequence ATGAGAAGGCAGCGCGTCGAACGCTGGTTGCCGCTCGGCGAGGCCGCGTCGCGCCTGGGAGTGGATGAAGCGACACTGAGGCATTGGGCCGACACCGGCAGGATAAGGACCTTCCGGACTCCCGGCGGTCACAGGCGGTTCCAGGAGGGCGATCTTGACGCCCTGATCCATCGAGAGGTCCCCCGCGTGGAGGATCTGGGGCACCTGCTGGAGCGCCGCTGTGCGAAGTTGCTGGCTCGAAAGCCGGCGCAGGTACTGGCGGCGCGACCGTGGTTCTCCGGGCTCGGCGAACCCCTGCGGGCGCGGGCGCGCGAACATGGCCGCCAGGTGTTCGACGGGGTGATCCGGTTCGCCATGGATCCCGGGGCGCGAAAGGCGATCCGCCAACAGCTCGAGGAAGCGGGCCGCGACTACGGCCGCCAGCTGCGCAGGGCGGGCCTGGGAACGGTCGAGGCCGCCGAAGCCTTCGGCTACTTTCGGCATCTCGTGCTGGAGATGGTCACCAAGCCGAGGGGACGCGGCGGGATGCTGGACGAGGAGCAGGCCCAAACGCTGATCGAAGTAAGCGATCTCCTGGACGTGGTATTCCTGTCCGTGCTGCGCGCATGGCAGGAGGTCCCTCCGGGAGACCAAGACGACCGGATGCGGATCCTGCAGTGA
- a CDS encoding TRAP transporter permease encodes MADLSTGLPIDIEQLGDTSEIRTRPLRGVLRLLVQVLGIGMAAYHILQLGGFFGVVTDPQKLYAVHLTFVVVFAFLLIPGRRSSAAAPTIFDWALILASLVVVVYVFAAFKGLTGRAGVFPTREDVIVGSLLVIVTIEAVRRSTGLALPILCALFLVYVFAGPYLPGLLAHKGFRFDTLVSFLFSDNGIYGVPIGVSARYVYLFILFGAFIEASGIGKFIVHLALSVAGTKRGGPAKVSIITSSLFGTASGSSVANVMVDGVINIPLMKATGFRGAVAGGVEAMNSTGGQIVPPVMGAAAFLMADIIGVPYSEIAVAAIGPALLYYVAAYWMIDLYSASSNLHGLPREQLPRFRDVLFRHGYLLLPLVVLLYMIMGAGASPFRAALYALATTVVLSWLRADTRLNLPKIVGAMEDGAKRMIEIGATCAAAGIIVGVLSLTGLGGKFSELLIDLAGGRLLPALIATMVVAIILGMGMPTTAAYAIGASVLAPALIKLGVVPLAAHMFLLYFAVISAITPPVALASFAAAGLAKAPMWDTAIQAVRLAIAGFLVPYMFVYGPAILVAQGPWQHTVLALATGTIGTLCLAGAAIGYLLRPATVLERLILVPAALLLIRPGLLTDGLGLGLLAVVIILQRMTPGGSRQLPAT; translated from the coding sequence ATGGCCGATTTGTCGACCGGCCTCCCGATTGACATCGAGCAGCTCGGGGACACCTCGGAGATCCGCACGCGCCCCCTCCGGGGTGTCCTCCGTTTGCTGGTTCAGGTGCTTGGAATCGGGATGGCCGCCTATCACATCCTGCAACTCGGCGGTTTCTTCGGCGTTGTGACAGATCCGCAGAAACTGTACGCCGTCCACCTGACATTCGTGGTGGTGTTCGCATTCCTGTTGATCCCTGGCAGGCGCTCCTCGGCCGCGGCACCGACCATCTTCGACTGGGCACTGATCCTGGCCAGCCTAGTCGTGGTGGTCTACGTGTTCGCGGCCTTCAAGGGGCTGACCGGGCGGGCTGGCGTCTTCCCCACGCGCGAAGACGTGATCGTCGGCTCCCTGCTCGTCATCGTCACCATCGAGGCCGTGCGGCGGTCCACCGGGCTGGCTCTTCCCATCCTCTGCGCGCTGTTTCTCGTCTATGTCTTCGCCGGGCCATATCTGCCCGGGCTGCTGGCGCACAAGGGGTTCCGGTTCGACACGCTGGTATCGTTCCTGTTCAGTGACAACGGGATCTACGGGGTCCCGATCGGCGTCTCGGCCCGGTACGTCTACCTGTTCATTCTCTTCGGGGCGTTCATCGAGGCGTCGGGTATCGGCAAGTTCATCGTGCACCTGGCCCTGTCCGTTGCCGGTACCAAGCGCGGCGGGCCGGCCAAGGTCTCGATCATCACCAGCAGCCTGTTCGGGACTGCCAGCGGCTCCTCGGTGGCCAACGTGATGGTGGATGGGGTTATCAACATCCCCTTGATGAAGGCCACGGGGTTCCGGGGCGCGGTGGCAGGCGGGGTCGAGGCGATGAACAGCACCGGCGGGCAGATCGTGCCGCCGGTGATGGGCGCCGCGGCGTTCCTCATGGCCGACATCATCGGCGTGCCCTACTCAGAGATCGCGGTTGCCGCGATCGGTCCGGCGCTGCTGTACTACGTGGCCGCCTACTGGATGATTGACTTGTACTCTGCTTCCTCGAACCTGCACGGGCTCCCGCGGGAGCAACTGCCGCGGTTCCGCGATGTGTTGTTCCGGCACGGTTACCTGCTGCTGCCGTTGGTGGTGCTCCTGTACATGATCATGGGGGCCGGGGCCTCACCCTTCCGGGCCGCGCTCTACGCCCTGGCGACGACTGTAGTGCTCTCGTGGCTGCGGGCAGACACTCGACTGAACCTGCCCAAGATCGTCGGCGCCATGGAGGACGGCGCAAAGCGCATGATCGAGATCGGCGCCACCTGCGCCGCAGCCGGCATCATCGTTGGGGTGCTCTCCCTGACGGGGCTGGGCGGCAAGTTCTCCGAGTTGCTCATCGACCTGGCCGGCGGACGATTGCTCCCCGCGCTGATCGCCACCATGGTGGTGGCCATAATCCTGGGCATGGGGATGCCCACGACCGCGGCGTACGCGATCGGCGCCAGCGTGCTGGCGCCGGCGCTGATCAAGCTCGGCGTGGTCCCCCTGGCCGCCCACATGTTCCTGCTCTACTTCGCCGTGATCTCGGCGATCACGCCGCCGGTGGCCCTGGCCTCGTTTGCGGCCGCCGGGTTGGCGAAGGCGCCGATGTGGGATACCGCGATCCAGGCGGTGCGGCTGGCAATCGCGGGCTTCCTCGTGCCGTATATGTTCGTATACGGTCCGGCGATACTTGTCGCGCAGGGGCCGTGGCAGCACACGGTGCTGGCGCTTGCCACCGGGACGATCGGCACGTTGTGCCTGGCCGGGGCCGCGATCGGGTACCTCCTGCGGCCGGCCACGGTGCTGGAGCGGCTGATACTCGTACCGGCCGCGCTGCTGCTGATCAGGCCTGGCCTGCTAACCGATGGTCTGGGTCTGGGGCTGCTCGCCGTTGTGATTATCCTGCAACGGATGACGCCTGGAGGTTCCCGGCAACTGCCCGCCACCTGA
- a CDS encoding TAXI family TRAP transporter solute-binding subunit — protein MIAYRALAIVTVLVLALVGTSVQAQPRPGWPRSVTIGSATIGGVYFVVAGGYARVIGEKMGMAATNRVTGGPVQNVQLVQTKEIELGMTTMGPAYEGLNGLGDFKGKKTDAIRVAFPMYTSYAHWIVNADSPIRSVADLTGKVVSLGPRGGSAEFVGDRVLELFGVKPRRVVYLGFADGATAMRDGTVDTNFGVIGLPVPAWVEASLTRPTRFFGFTKDQVDTLTEKFPYLARTAIRAGVYRGQDYVIPTLQMWNAAVVHKDMPEDFVYTLVKTIFDNREFLAIVHPTSHESLPVNVFYIKLPLHPGAVRYFREQGVKLSDEQIPPEMKR, from the coding sequence ATGATTGCCTACCGTGCGCTAGCGATTGTGACCGTGCTGGTACTCGCCCTCGTAGGGACGTCGGTGCAGGCCCAGCCGCGGCCGGGCTGGCCCAGGAGCGTCACGATCGGTTCGGCTACGATCGGCGGTGTGTACTTCGTGGTGGCGGGCGGTTATGCTCGGGTGATCGGCGAGAAGATGGGCATGGCTGCCACCAACCGTGTCACCGGCGGCCCGGTGCAGAATGTGCAGCTCGTCCAGACCAAAGAGATCGAGCTGGGCATGACGACGATGGGCCCTGCCTACGAGGGCCTCAACGGCCTCGGGGATTTCAAGGGCAAGAAGACCGACGCGATCCGCGTGGCGTTTCCTATGTACACCTCGTACGCGCACTGGATCGTCAACGCCGACTCACCCATCCGGTCGGTGGCAGACCTCACCGGCAAGGTCGTGAGTCTGGGTCCCCGCGGCGGCTCGGCGGAGTTCGTGGGCGACCGGGTGCTCGAGCTGTTCGGGGTCAAGCCCCGCCGGGTGGTCTACCTGGGCTTCGCAGACGGCGCCACCGCGATGCGCGACGGCACCGTGGACACCAACTTCGGGGTGATTGGGCTGCCGGTCCCGGCCTGGGTTGAGGCTTCGCTCACCCGGCCGACGCGGTTCTTCGGATTCACCAAGGACCAGGTTGACACGCTTACCGAGAAATTCCCCTACCTGGCGCGAACGGCGATTCGCGCCGGCGTCTACCGCGGCCAGGACTATGTCATCCCCACCCTGCAGATGTGGAACGCGGCGGTCGTGCACAAAGACATGCCGGAGGATTTCGTCTATACGCTCGTCAAGACGATCTTCGACAACCGCGAGTTCCTGGCCATCGTGCACCCCACGTCGCACGAGTCCTTGCCCGTGAACGTCTTCTACATCAAGCTGCCGCTGCACCCTGGTGCGGTGAGATACTTCCGTGAGCAGGGAGTGAAGCTCAGCGACGAGCAGATCCCGCCCGAGATGAAGCGGTAG
- a CDS encoding YifB family Mg chelatase-like AAA ATPase — protein MLAAVLSATIVGLEALPVSVEVDAGPGLPTFAIVGLPDPAVQEARERVRSAIRNSHYEIPPRRTIVNLAPGDRRKEGSALDLPIALAVLVATGQLAQHAVAGHLAVGELGLDGSVRSTPGVLAVAQAARALHARGLLVPEANAREAAAGEEVPVHAIPTLRAAVQHLQGTHPIRPTEGTVFEPPPEDAAPDDLAEVRGQGAARRALEIAGAGGHNLLLIGPPGVGKTMLARRLPTILPRLSGPEAVEVTKIYSVAGLLPAWGGLITRRPFRAPHHAASAPAIVGGGSGMRPGEITLAHHGVLFLDELPEFRHDVLEGLRQPMEDGIVVVARIHGTVRFPARFSLVAAMNPCPCGYRGDHRRDCTCTPGRLQQYLARLSGPLLDRIDLHVEVPRPPTDELLSGDPGEPSSAVRARVTAARMRAAVRAAACQADGLLLRGPQRWGPVSAEALAFMRAAADRLVLAARATERVLRVARTIADLEGAEAVAVQHLAEALRYRVLDRWAPPAP, from the coding sequence ATGCTTGCTGCCGTCTTGAGCGCAACGATTGTAGGTCTTGAAGCCCTGCCCGTGTCCGTGGAGGTGGATGCCGGGCCGGGCCTGCCGACCTTTGCCATCGTCGGCCTTCCTGATCCCGCGGTGCAGGAGGCGCGGGAGCGGGTGCGGTCGGCCATCCGCAACTCCCACTACGAGATCCCTCCGCGGCGGACCATCGTAAACCTGGCGCCCGGGGACAGGCGCAAGGAAGGGTCGGCACTCGACCTGCCGATCGCCCTGGCAGTGTTGGTCGCCACCGGCCAGCTGGCACAGCACGCGGTCGCGGGCCATCTGGCGGTCGGTGAACTGGGTCTTGACGGCTCTGTGCGGTCCACCCCCGGAGTGCTGGCCGTGGCGCAGGCGGCCCGGGCGCTTCACGCCCGCGGCCTGCTGGTTCCGGAAGCGAACGCGCGGGAAGCGGCCGCCGGCGAGGAGGTACCGGTCCATGCGATCCCCACCCTGCGGGCTGCTGTGCAGCACCTCCAGGGAACCCACCCCATCAGGCCGACAGAAGGCACGGTGTTCGAACCTCCACCGGAAGATGCGGCACCGGACGATCTGGCCGAGGTGCGCGGCCAGGGTGCCGCTCGCCGCGCCCTGGAGATCGCGGGCGCGGGCGGCCACAACCTGCTGCTCATCGGACCGCCCGGAGTCGGGAAGACCATGCTCGCACGCCGGCTGCCGACGATCCTTCCCCGGCTGTCGGGCCCGGAAGCCGTTGAGGTGACCAAGATCTACAGCGTCGCCGGACTGCTGCCGGCCTGGGGAGGCCTGATCACCCGGCGCCCGTTCAGGGCACCGCACCACGCCGCCAGCGCACCGGCGATCGTGGGTGGCGGTTCCGGCATGCGGCCGGGCGAGATCACGCTCGCCCACCACGGCGTGCTGTTCCTGGACGAACTGCCGGAGTTCCGGCACGACGTGCTGGAGGGGCTGCGCCAGCCGATGGAGGATGGGATCGTGGTTGTGGCCCGCATCCACGGTACCGTGCGGTTCCCCGCGCGGTTCTCTCTTGTTGCGGCGATGAACCCGTGCCCGTGCGGGTATCGCGGCGACCATCGCCGCGACTGCACCTGCACCCCAGGGCGGCTGCAGCAGTATCTGGCCCGGCTCTCTGGCCCCTTGTTGGACCGGATTGACCTCCACGTCGAGGTACCGCGGCCTCCCACCGATGAGCTGCTCTCAGGCGATCCGGGCGAGCCGTCCAGCGCAGTGCGCGCGAGGGTGACCGCGGCGCGCATGCGGGCTGCGGTCCGCGCCGCGGCCTGCCAGGCAGACGGCCTGCTCCTGCGCGGACCGCAGCGGTGGGGCCCGGTGAGCGCCGAGGCCCTGGCCTTCATGCGTGCCGCCGCTGACCGGCTGGTGCTTGCCGCCAGGGCCACTGAGCGGGTTCTCCGGGTTGCACGGACGATCGCCGACCTGGAGGGTGCCGAGGCGGTCGCGGTGCAGCACCTTGCAGAAGCCCTCCGGTACCGCGTGCTCGACCGGTGGGCACCACCGGCTCCTTGA